The Anaerolineae bacterium genomic sequence TTTCCCTTTCGCATAATCAGCCAGACAGCTTTGCAATGATCGGCTACATATAACCAGTCCCTTACATTCAGGCCCGTTCCATAAACCGGAAGCGGTTTTCCTTCAAGCGCATTTAATATGGTAAGCGGTATAAGTTTTTCCGGAAACTGGTATGGGCCATAATTGTTTGAACAATTTGATATGGTTACAGGCAGATCGTATGTTTTGCCGTATGATCTTACCAGATGATCCGAGGCGGCTTTGGAAGCAGAATAGGGGCTGTTCGGGCTGTAAGGCGTTTTTTCGGTAAAATAGCCGCTTTCTCCAAGTGAGCCGTAAACCTCGTCAGTGCTGATATGGTGAAAAAGGATTATTTTATCCTGAAAAAACCTGGCCAGCTCCAGCAGGTTAAATGTTCCAATAATATTTGTTTTGATAAAGGCGTCCGGTTCTACAATGGATCTGTCAACATGTGATTCAGCGGCAAAGTGACATACAGCGTCAATCGAAAATCTTTCAAAAACCATGCGCATGGCTTTGGGGTCGCATATATCGGCCTTTACAAAATAATAGCGCTCGGGGAACTGCTTATCAATTTCAGCTAAGTTTTCAGGGTTGCCGGCATAGGTCAATTTGTCCACATTGATTATCCGGCCTGTAAAATCGGTCTCTCCAAGCACATATCGGATAAAATTTGCGCCGATAAATCCGCAGCCTCCTGTGACAAGAATATTTTTCATGTTTTTCAAATGTCTCGCTGTTTTGCTGTAATTGAAAGTCTGATTTTGCTTTTTTGAAACTATACTTGTAAATAAAATTTTATATCAGATTTTAATATAAAAGTATAACTTTTAAACTTGAGCTGCTATTAAAAGAAATCTATTGAAATGACTTATAAATAGATGATATGAAATCAATTTGCCACAGAATGCAGAGAGGTCGGCGACAACTGTTTAACTCAGGTTTTGCACCCTTTTTATTTGATGAACTCGTAAAAAGTCAAAAAACCACTTTTTGCGAACCATGTTAAGTGTTAGGTGGTAAGTGTTAAGAGTATGATTAAACAGGCAAAAAAGAGAGTATCGGAAAAAATGAAATTAAATGAAAAAAGGCAGTCTTTTTTAAAAATGCTTCCCGGGGTTGATCATATCCTTGAAATTGCAGGGACGAAACCGGTATTTGAAGATATTCCAAAATCTGTTCTGGTTCGCTGCGTTCGTTCGGTTATCCAGGATCTCCGTATAATTGTTCTTGACGATAAAATGGAGATTAAAGAGGAAGAGCTGTCTGAAACTACGATTCTTGATAAGATAAAAGCCTGCGTACAGGATGCCATGACTCCGAATCTTTTGCGTGTAATTAACGCCACCGGCGTTGTTATGCATACAAATCTCGGCAGATCAATACTTGCTGCTGAAGCTGTTGAGAACCTGTCTCTTATTGCCGGCAGCTATTCGAACCTGGAGTTTGATCTGTCAAAAGGTGTGCGCGGTTCGCGATATAGCGCTGTTGAGGATATACTATGTGAAATCAGCGGCGCTCAGGCAGCCATGGTTGTAAATAATAACGCAGGAGCTGTCCTGCTCTGTCTGGAAACAATAGCAAAGGGCAAAAAGGTTATTGTATCAAGGGGGGAGCTTGTTGAAATCGGCGGTTCATTCCGGATTCCGGACGTGATGGAAAAAAGCGGCGGAATTTTAAAGGAGGTCGGCACAACAAACCGCACTCATCTAAAAGACTATGAATCTGCGATAGAAAGCGACACAGGACTTATCTTAAAGGTGCATAAAAGCAATTACAGTGTGGTGGGTTTTACGGCTGAGGTTTCTGTTAATGATATGGTTGAGCTCGGGAAGAAATATCATATTCCTGTCATGGAAGACCTGGGAAGCGGAACCTTTATTGATTTTTCACAATACGGCATGTTAAAGGAGCCCACTGTCCAGGAATCTGTGGCAACAGGTGTGGATGTTGTGACTTTCAGCGGAGACAAGCTCCTTGGTGGCCCGCAAGCCGGTATAATTGTCGGCAAAAAGGATATTCTTGACCGGATAAAGCAAAATCCCCTTACAAGGGCGCTGCGGATAGACAAGCTGACACTTGCAGCCCTGGAAACCACTCTGCGCCTGTATCTGGACAAAGACAAAGCAGTTGCCGCGATTCCTACTTTGAGGATGTTGACCCTTTCTTATGATGACATCGAAAAAAAGGCGGTCCAGCTTGAAAATATGCTTAAAAACATTAACGATGCCCGTATTTCTATTAAGCTGATTGATCTGTCTTCGCAGGCAGGAGGCGGAGCGCTTCCGCTTCTTGACTTGCCCAGCAGGTGTGTTGGTGTTAATGTGAAAGGGTTGTCGGTTAATGCCGTTGAAAGATACATGCGTAACAATATGCCTCCGATCATAGGAAGAATAGAGGATGATTTGTTTATCATAGACCCCAGAACCATACAGGAGGATGAATTGCAGTTTATAGAATCAGCCTTCTCCGGCATGGTTAGAGATTTTTGAACCGCAATAGCGAGCGGATCGAAAAATCTTCAATTTTGTTTAAGCTCAAAAAATCTGATCATGAAACACAATAAACAAAAATTATTTTACGACCGCAGCTTAACCCATCAATTTCTATTTTCCAGAACAGATTCCAAACAGATGGCTGATAAGGCAGATGCCGGGCTATCTCTTGATTTGGATGAACTGAAAAGAGAATTCCCGGATATTTTGCATAATAGATCTTTGATCGATCATGCCATGGAATCTCTTGATTCTTTATCGCAGTTTGGAGCAATGGTTGTCCAGATTGACAGGCCATCTCATAAGGACAAACCAGATATAAACCAGGCAGATATAAACCAGACTTCAAACATCCTGCTTGATGTTGCCAAAACAATCGACCTTATATGCAGAAGTAACAATGGTATCTGGGGACAGACAGGAAGCAGTATGTTTGGATGTTTTTTTCCGGAAGCCGACGAATACCTTTGCCAGGACATTGCGGAAAAGGTTAAGCGCAATGTCGCAGACAGTCAAAACAGAACAGTTACAATCGGAATAGCATTATATCCAACTATTAATTTCCATAAAGGCAAAATCCTTGACAACGCACACAAGGCGCTTCATCATGCCGCCTTTTTCGGCCCGGGCAGCTCTGTGTTTTTTGATACAATCAGCTTAAATATAAGCGGCGATCGTCTGTATCAGGAAAATGATATTAATGAGGCGATTGAGGAGTTTAAAACAGCGCTTATGCTTGACCCGTTAAATGTAAATGTTCATAATAGTCTTGGAGTATGTTACGGCGTCCTGGGAGCTTTTGAAAAGGCACTGGAACATTTTGAGCAGGCAATTCAAGTTGACCCCAAAGAGATTATGGCCTTATATAACGCGGGAATTGTAAACACCTTGATAAACAACAAGGATAAGGCTCTTGAATTGCTGCTCAAAGCAGAGAGTATGGGGGAGGATGTATTTGAAGTGGCACTGGCGGCAGGCAAACTTTATCTTGAAAAGGAAGAATTCAGCAAGGCAAGACCTTTACTTGAAAAAGCCGTAGAACTCATGCCAAAATCAGGGACAGCCTTTAGATACCTTGGCGAGTGTTATGCGGCAGTTCAAATGACAGATGAAGCGGTTCGCGCATATAAAAAGGCAATAAGGCTAAATCCAAATGATGCTTATTCGCTGTCTGCGCTTGGCCATCTTTTTGATCTTAAGGGAGAAAATCCTGAAATTGCTACAATATTTTGCCGACAAAGCATAGATATTGCTCCTGAAAACGGCCTGTTCATAAACAGACTCGGCAGGCTTTATTTAAAACAAAATCAGCTCAAAGAGGCTTTAATCGAGTTTGAAAAAGCACACGATCTTGGATATGACTCAATGGAATTTATCAAAAAAATTCAAGATATGTTACAGGACGAACAAAATAGATGAGAAATATAATCTTAAATATACTTGAAGAAAGCATTAACGTTAAAGCCGGGTTTATTAAAGGCAATATTGATCTTATTGTCAAAGGGGCGGAAAGGCTTGCCTCATGCGTTGCATCCGGCAAAAAGATTCTTATTTTTGGCAATGGAGGCAGCGCCGCGGATGCTCAGCATATTGCGGCGGAATTTATCAACAGGTTTCAAATTGAGCGGCCTCCGCTTGCAGCAATAGCCCTTACAACAGACACCTCTGTAATCACAAGCATCGGGAATGATTACGGCTTTGATGAAATATTTTCAAAACAGATAAGGGCGTTCGGCAAAAAGGATGATATTGCATGGGGTATCAGCACCAGCGGGAATTCAACTAATGTAATAAAGGCTATAAATGCGGCAAAAGAGATCGGGCTCTTTACAATAGGCTTTACAGGACGAGGAGGTAAGCTGGCCGAATGCGCTGATATGGCATTTGCCGCGGAATCGGATAAAACAGCAAGGATTCAGGAGGCGCATATTACACTGGGGCATATATTTTGCGATATTGTAGAAAGAATCATTTTCCCTGAAGGGTTTGTTTAAATGCCGAATTCATTTATACCAATAGACTTAACAAACCTGAAAACATATCCGCTTGCAAATCGAAAAAGCAAGGTATCTGCTGCTGATTTTGCGGAAAAATGGACAAGGGGATCATCTTTTAAGGATTTTCTGGACTCTTTGCCGAATATACTTGCCGGCAGCCATATCAAGGCGGTTATTTCTTCAATCGCATCCGCGTATAAAATGGATAAAACCATTGTTCTGGCAATGGGGGCTCATGTAATCAAGGTCGGGCTTAGCCCTGTTGTGATAGACCTCATGGAGCGCGGTATTATTAATGCTGTTGCAATGAATGGAGCGGGAATTATTCATGATTTTGAAATCGCCATGACAGGCCGGACATCGGAAGATGTTGCAGCAGCCATTGGAGACGGCAGTTTCGGGATGGCTGCTGAAACCTGCGACTTTTTAAGCAATGCAATCACCATGGCCGGTAAACAATCAAAAGGGCTCGGAGAAGCCGTGGGCATATCGATTGTTGAAAAAAGCCTGCCGTTTATGGAGAAAAGCATCCTTGCGGCAGGAGCCCGTTTAGGCATACCTGTTACAGTGCATGTTGCCATTGGAACAGATATAATTCATATGCACCCCGGCTTTAATGCAGAGGCGGCAGGCGGAGCGAGCCACAGAGATTTCAGAACACTTGCCTCAGTGATAAGCGGCCTGGATGGAGGCGTTTACCTGAATGTCGGCTCTGCGGTAATACTGCCGGAGGTTTTTTTAAAGGCAATTACACTTGTAAGAAATCTTGGCCATAAGGTGGATAATTTTACAACAGTCAACATGGATTTCATAAAGCAATACCGTCCTGTGACAAATGTTGTCAACAGGCCTACGGCCGAAGGAGGGCAGGGCTTTAATCTTGTGGGTCATCATGAAATCATGTTGCCCCTTATAGCTGCCGGTGTGATTGAACAAATTTAATCTGAGGGAATTATAATGCCGATTTATGAGTATCATTGTAATAATTGCGATAAAAATTTTGAACTCCTTATATTCGGAAAGGAAAAACCTGTTTGCCCTTCCTGCAAAAACAAAAAGGTAGTAAGATTGTTATCTGCATGCGGATTCATGAGCAAGGGAAGTAGTGGCGAAACTGTAAAGGCATCTGCGTCTGACTCGTCGTGTACCGGCTGTGCGGCCGCCAGTTGTTCAACATGCGGTCATTGATGAAAAGAAAAATTAAAATCGGGACAAGGGGAAGCAGGCTGGCGCT encodes the following:
- the rfbB gene encoding dTDP-glucose 4,6-dehydratase, producing MKNILVTGGCGFIGANFIRYVLGETDFTGRIINVDKLTYAGNPENLAEIDKQFPERYYFVKADICDPKAMRMVFERFSIDAVCHFAAESHVDRSIVEPDAFIKTNIIGTFNLLELARFFQDKIILFHHISTDEVYGSLGESGYFTEKTPYSPNSPYSASKAASDHLVRSYGKTYDLPVTISNCSNNYGPYQFPEKLIPLTILNALEGKPLPVYGTGLNVRDWLYVADHCKAVWLIMRKGKPGATYNIGGRCEMRNIDVVRIICDMIDELAPKPGNRPRRDLIAFVKDRPGHDQRYAIDFSKLQSELGWVPAESFETGIKKTIKWYLDNKGWIESVISGEYMSWIKRQYEW
- the selA gene encoding L-seryl-tRNA(Sec) selenium transferase; the encoded protein is MIKQAKKRVSEKMKLNEKRQSFLKMLPGVDHILEIAGTKPVFEDIPKSVLVRCVRSVIQDLRIIVLDDKMEIKEEELSETTILDKIKACVQDAMTPNLLRVINATGVVMHTNLGRSILAAEAVENLSLIAGSYSNLEFDLSKGVRGSRYSAVEDILCEISGAQAAMVVNNNAGAVLLCLETIAKGKKVIVSRGELVEIGGSFRIPDVMEKSGGILKEVGTTNRTHLKDYESAIESDTGLILKVHKSNYSVVGFTAEVSVNDMVELGKKYHIPVMEDLGSGTFIDFSQYGMLKEPTVQESVATGVDVVTFSGDKLLGGPQAGIIVGKKDILDRIKQNPLTRALRIDKLTLAALETTLRLYLDKDKAVAAIPTLRMLTLSYDDIEKKAVQLENMLKNINDARISIKLIDLSSQAGGGALPLLDLPSRCVGVNVKGLSVNAVERYMRNNMPPIIGRIEDDLFIIDPRTIQEDELQFIESAFSGMVRDF
- a CDS encoding tetratricopeptide repeat protein, whose amino-acid sequence is MKHNKQKLFYDRSLTHQFLFSRTDSKQMADKADAGLSLDLDELKREFPDILHNRSLIDHAMESLDSLSQFGAMVVQIDRPSHKDKPDINQADINQTSNILLDVAKTIDLICRSNNGIWGQTGSSMFGCFFPEADEYLCQDIAEKVKRNVADSQNRTVTIGIALYPTINFHKGKILDNAHKALHHAAFFGPGSSVFFDTISLNISGDRLYQENDINEAIEEFKTALMLDPLNVNVHNSLGVCYGVLGAFEKALEHFEQAIQVDPKEIMALYNAGIVNTLINNKDKALELLLKAESMGEDVFEVALAAGKLYLEKEEFSKARPLLEKAVELMPKSGTAFRYLGECYAAVQMTDEAVRAYKKAIRLNPNDAYSLSALGHLFDLKGENPEIATIFCRQSIDIAPENGLFINRLGRLYLKQNQLKEALIEFEKAHDLGYDSMEFIKKIQDMLQDEQNR
- a CDS encoding D-sedoheptulose 7-phosphate isomerase is translated as MRNIILNILEESINVKAGFIKGNIDLIVKGAERLASCVASGKKILIFGNGGSAADAQHIAAEFINRFQIERPPLAAIALTTDTSVITSIGNDYGFDEIFSKQIRAFGKKDDIAWGISTSGNSTNVIKAINAAKEIGLFTIGFTGRGGKLAECADMAFAAESDKTARIQEAHITLGHIFCDIVERIIFPEGFV
- a CDS encoding zinc ribbon domain-containing protein, whose protein sequence is MPIYEYHCNNCDKNFELLIFGKEKPVCPSCKNKKVVRLLSACGFMSKGSSGETVKASASDSSCTGCAAASCSTCGH